A single region of the Nicotiana sylvestris chromosome 6, ASM39365v2, whole genome shotgun sequence genome encodes:
- the LOC104244169 gene encoding universal stress protein PHOS34-like has product MATAEEKPVMVVGLDDSQHSFYALEWTLDHFFGPSSNSLAAPFKLLIVHAKPTATSAIGLAGPGGADVLPYVEADLRKISSRVAEKAKQICSAKSVNDVVVEVMEGDARNVLCDAVEKHHASMLVVGSHGYGVLKRTVLGSVSDYCAHHAHCSVMIVKRPKVKA; this is encoded by the exons ATGGCGACGGCGGAAGAGAAACCGGTGATGGTGGTGGGGCTAGATGACAGCCAACACAGCTTTTATGCATTAGAGTGGACTTTGGATCACTTCTTTGGCCCTTCATCTAATTCCCTCGCTGCTCCTTTCAAGCTTCTCATCGTCCACGCTAAACCTACTGCTACCTCCGCCATCGGCCTCGCCGGTCCTG GAGGTGCCGATGTATTGCCGTATGTGGAGGCAGATTTGAGGAAGATTTCTTCTAGGGTTGCCGAAAAAGCTAAGCAGATCTGTTCTGCTAAATCG GTAAAcgatgttgttgttgaggttatGGAAGGTGATGCTAGGAATGTCTTGTGTGACGCTGTAGAGAAGCATCATGCCTCTATGTTAGTTGTTGGTAGCCATGGTTATGGTGTTCTAAAGAG GACTGTTTTGGGGAGTGTAAGTGACTACTGTGCTCACCATGCCCACTGCAGTGTGATGATTGTGAAGCGCCCAAAGGTCAAGGCTTGA